In the Oryzihumus leptocrescens genome, one interval contains:
- a CDS encoding DUF6529 family protein, protein MATTTTRPARVAGTLAIGAAVAVALGVYGRLHQPTFRPITTLGFPDLVSMKVWLGSVAGLLALVQLVSALRLFGHLGSGPAPSWLGTFHRVSGGLAVLVSLPVAYHCLWALGFQYDQPRVLVHSLAGCIFYGAFVAKVLTLHSHMPRWALPVLGGLTFTALVVVVLTSAVWFLTTVGLPGGATY, encoded by the coding sequence GTGGCCACGACCACGACCCGGCCGGCACGCGTCGCCGGCACCCTGGCGATCGGCGCCGCGGTCGCCGTGGCGCTCGGCGTCTACGGCCGACTGCACCAGCCGACGTTCCGGCCCATCACGACCCTGGGGTTCCCCGACCTGGTCTCGATGAAGGTGTGGCTCGGCTCGGTCGCCGGGCTGCTCGCCCTGGTCCAGCTGGTGTCCGCGCTGCGCCTGTTCGGCCACCTCGGGTCCGGGCCGGCGCCGTCATGGCTGGGCACCTTCCACCGGGTGTCCGGCGGGCTGGCGGTGCTGGTCAGCCTTCCCGTGGCCTACCACTGCCTGTGGGCCCTGGGGTTCCAGTACGACCAGCCCAGGGTCCTCGTGCACTCGCTGGCCGGGTGCATCTTCTACGGCGCGTTCGTGGCCAAGGTGCTGACGCTGCACAGCCACATGCCCCGCTGGGCGCTGCCGGTCCTCGGCGGGCTGACCTTCACCGCGCTCGTCGTGGTGGTGCTGACCTCGGCGGTGTGGTTCCTGACCACCGTCGGCCTGCCCGGCGGTGCCACGTACTGA